In one Kitasatospora cineracea genomic region, the following are encoded:
- a CDS encoding ABC transporter permease: protein MNAATRRTLATARRVLAQLRHDPRTVAMLLLVPCLLLVLLKYMYDGQPRTFDRLGPELLGVFPLLVMFLVTSVAMLRERTGGTLERLLTMPLGKPDLLLGYALAFGAVALVQAALASALTIGVLGLDVAGPTWMLFAVAVADGLLGMALGLLVSAFAATEFQAVQFLPAVLLPQLLLCGLFVPRAEMAPVLRWASDVLPLSYAVDAMGRTTAQGGVGGRVLADLAVVAGSALLALALGAATLRRRTA from the coding sequence GTGAACGCCGCGACCCGCCGCACCCTCGCCACCGCCCGCCGGGTGCTGGCCCAACTGCGGCACGACCCGCGCACCGTGGCGATGCTGCTGCTGGTGCCCTGCCTGCTGCTCGTCCTGCTCAAGTACATGTACGACGGGCAGCCCCGCACCTTCGACCGGCTCGGCCCCGAACTGCTCGGCGTCTTCCCGCTGCTGGTGATGTTCCTGGTCACCTCGGTCGCCATGCTCCGCGAACGCACCGGCGGCACCCTGGAACGCCTGCTCACCATGCCGCTCGGCAAGCCCGACCTGCTGCTCGGCTACGCGCTCGCCTTCGGCGCCGTCGCCCTGGTCCAGGCCGCCCTCGCCTCCGCCCTGACCATCGGCGTGCTCGGCCTCGACGTGGCCGGGCCGACCTGGATGCTGTTCGCCGTCGCGGTCGCCGACGGGCTGCTCGGCATGGCGCTGGGCCTGCTGGTCTCGGCGTTCGCCGCCACCGAGTTCCAGGCCGTCCAGTTCCTGCCCGCCGTCCTGCTGCCCCAACTGCTGCTCTGCGGGCTGTTCGTGCCCCGCGCCGAGATGGCCCCCGTGCTGCGCTGGGCCTCCGACGTCCTGCCGCTCTCGTACGCCGTCGACGCGATGGGCCGGACCACCGCGCAGGGCGGGGTGGGCGGCCGGGTCCTGGCCGACCTCGCCGTGGTGGCCGGGAGCGCCCTGCTCGCGCTCGCCCTCGGCGCCGCCACGCTGCGCCGCCGCACCGCCTGA
- a CDS encoding PH domain-containing protein produces the protein MTESDRTPHQGSAAEEPVYADRVYRSVPSVIAGAMMLAVAAWLIIDAVVSGTGATPWVALAAAPVFAFPVIAYTLRPVVRANDRRLVVRNPLRTIVAPWGKVEQLKAGYSVELFADGRKFQVWAIPVSIRQRKKATRRATRAAAEGDPNLPARPARKTPRPDQLDPTRAWSDAVVTALQEQAERNAHKPSAAGELQATWCWWIIAPTLAGLVALVSVIAAT, from the coding sequence ATGACCGAATCCGACCGGACACCCCACCAGGGTTCCGCCGCCGAGGAGCCCGTGTACGCCGACCGCGTCTACCGCTCCGTCCCCAGCGTCATCGCGGGCGCCATGATGCTCGCCGTCGCCGCCTGGCTGATCATCGACGCCGTCGTGTCCGGCACCGGAGCCACCCCGTGGGTCGCCCTCGCCGCCGCACCCGTCTTCGCCTTCCCGGTGATCGCCTACACCCTGCGGCCCGTGGTGCGCGCCAACGACCGGCGGCTGGTCGTCCGCAACCCGCTGCGCACGATCGTCGCGCCCTGGGGGAAGGTCGAGCAGCTCAAGGCGGGGTACTCGGTCGAGCTCTTCGCGGACGGCCGCAAGTTCCAGGTCTGGGCGATCCCGGTCTCGATCCGCCAGCGCAAGAAGGCCACCCGCCGGGCCACCCGGGCCGCGGCCGAGGGCGACCCGAACCTCCCGGCCCGGCCGGCCCGGAAGACCCCCCGCCCGGACCAGCTCGACCCGACCCGGGCCTGGTCCGACGCCGTGGTCACCGCCCTCCAGGAGCAGGCCGAGCGCAACGCCCACAAGCCCTCCGCGGCCGGCGAGCTGCAGGCCACCTGGTGCTGGTGGATCATCGCCCCGACCCTGGCGGGCCTGGTCGCGCTGGTCTCGGTGATCGCGGCGACCTGA
- a CDS encoding quinone oxidoreductase family protein: MRALVMTEAGGAEHSHVLDLEPPRPGPGQVAVEVAYAGLNFVDVMARRGDGGYTADWPHHPGKEVAGTVLALGEGVTHLAVGTRVVAATRGGGLAEVAVADAELTVPVPDGVPLEVAATTPLGLATALLLLTDAGRFAPGESVLVHSASGGIGTAVARLLPHLGGGRLLGTVGRPEKAGAALRHGYHAVHARGGDDLAAELRAAGGGRGVDLVLDPLGTTALDLDLDLLAPGGRIVLFGNASGAEPAPLPPLPRLLGANATLTGFSHNGLLTHAPAKVAGAVRRTLDLLAAGSLDTPLTVLPGLAAVPAAHDLLAAGRAEGKYVVALDR, encoded by the coding sequence ATGCGCGCACTCGTCATGACCGAAGCCGGCGGCGCCGAGCACAGCCACGTCCTCGACCTCGAACCGCCGCGGCCCGGCCCCGGCCAGGTCGCCGTCGAGGTCGCCTACGCCGGGCTCAACTTCGTCGACGTGATGGCCCGCCGCGGCGACGGCGGCTACACCGCCGACTGGCCGCACCACCCCGGCAAGGAGGTCGCCGGCACCGTCCTGGCCCTCGGCGAGGGCGTCACCCACCTCGCCGTCGGCACCCGGGTGGTCGCCGCCACCCGCGGCGGCGGCCTCGCCGAGGTCGCGGTCGCCGACGCGGAGCTGACCGTCCCGGTCCCGGACGGCGTCCCGCTGGAGGTCGCCGCCACCACGCCGCTCGGCCTGGCCACCGCGCTGCTGCTGCTCACCGACGCCGGGCGGTTCGCCCCCGGCGAGAGCGTGCTGGTCCACTCGGCGAGCGGCGGGATCGGCACCGCCGTCGCCCGCCTGCTGCCCCACCTCGGCGGCGGCCGCCTGCTCGGCACCGTCGGCCGTCCGGAGAAGGCCGGGGCCGCCCTGCGCCACGGCTACCACGCCGTGCACGCCCGGGGCGGCGACGACCTGGCCGCCGAGCTGCGCGCGGCGGGCGGCGGCCGCGGCGTCGACCTGGTCCTCGACCCGCTGGGCACCACCGCGCTCGACCTCGACCTCGACCTGCTCGCCCCGGGCGGCCGGATCGTCCTGTTCGGCAACGCGAGCGGGGCCGAGCCCGCGCCGCTGCCGCCGCTGCCCCGCCTGCTGGGCGCCAACGCCACCCTCACCGGCTTCAGCCACAACGGGCTGCTCACCCACGCCCCCGCGAAGGTGGCCGGCGCCGTCCGCCGCACCCTCGACCTGCTGGCGGCCGGCTCGCTGGACACCCCGCTGACGGTGCTGCCCGGCCTGGCCGCCGTCCCCGCCGCGCACGACCTGCTGGCCGCCGGGCGGGCCGAGGGCAAGTACGTCGTCGCGCTCGACCGCTGA
- a CDS encoding ArsR/SmtB family transcription factor — translation MPRTSRRREAPHYPDTADIDLLDVLHALSDPTRMTIVLTLGREPERACGTFPVDVAPSTLSHHFKVLREAGLIRHREEANRRLTTLRAADLEERFPGLLAVVTAAYRTQQGPDA, via the coding sequence GTGCCCCGAACCAGCCGCCGCCGCGAGGCGCCCCACTACCCCGACACCGCCGACATCGACCTGCTGGACGTACTGCACGCGCTCTCCGACCCGACCCGGATGACCATCGTGCTGACCCTCGGCCGGGAACCCGAACGCGCCTGCGGCACCTTCCCGGTGGACGTCGCGCCCTCCACCCTCAGCCACCACTTCAAGGTCCTGCGCGAGGCCGGCCTGATCCGCCACCGCGAGGAGGCCAACCGCCGCCTGACCACCCTGCGCGCCGCCGACCTGGAGGAGCGCTTCCCGGGCCTGCTGGCCGTGGTGACCGCCGCGTACCGCACGCAGCAGGGCCCGGACGCGTGA
- a CDS encoding phospho-sugar mutase gives MPKAPTTDLLDRARAWLAEDPDPQTRAELTALLAAAEGPEAESEERIAWSRLAERFAGRLQFGTAGLRGELGAGPMRMNRAVVIRAAAGLAGYVRKHPELGDLVVIGYDARHKSYDFALDTAAVVVGAGLRAALLPRALPTPVLAYAIRHLGAAAGVVVTASHNPPQDNGYKVYLGDGSQIVPPADADIAAEIDALGALADVPRAESGWEVLGDDVLAAYLARAAAVLDPAGPRELATVYTPLHGVGRDVLLAAFAAAGFPAPTVVAEQAEPDPDFPTVAFPNPEEPGAMDLAFAAAREARPDLVIANDPDADRCAVAVPTPDGDWRMLRGDEVGALLGAALAAKTSDGVFATTIVSSTLLGRIAAAAGLGYAETLTGFKWIARTEDIRYGYEEALGYCVDPDGVRDKDGITAALQIAELAAGLKRDGRTLTDLLDDLALTHGLHAADQLSVRVDDLSVISDAMAALRDKPPVELAGLTVTRADDLTAGTPDLPPTDGLRYLLTGPAVTSARVVVRPSGTEPKLKCYLEAVLPVASRADLPAARAAAQDLLDALKRDFATAAGLT, from the coding sequence ATGCCGAAGGCACCCACCACCGACCTCCTCGACCGGGCCCGCGCCTGGCTGGCCGAGGACCCCGACCCGCAGACCCGCGCCGAACTGACCGCGCTGCTGGCCGCCGCCGAGGGGCCGGAGGCCGAGTCCGAGGAGCGGATCGCCTGGTCCCGGCTGGCCGAACGCTTCGCCGGACGGCTCCAGTTCGGCACCGCCGGGCTGCGCGGCGAGCTGGGGGCCGGGCCGATGCGGATGAACCGCGCCGTGGTGATCCGGGCCGCCGCCGGCCTGGCCGGGTACGTCCGCAAGCACCCCGAGCTCGGCGACCTGGTGGTGATCGGCTACGACGCCCGCCACAAGTCGTACGACTTCGCCCTCGACACCGCCGCCGTGGTGGTGGGCGCCGGGCTGCGCGCCGCACTGCTGCCCCGCGCGCTGCCCACGCCCGTGCTGGCGTACGCGATCCGGCACCTGGGTGCGGCGGCCGGCGTGGTGGTCACCGCCAGCCACAACCCGCCGCAGGACAACGGCTACAAGGTCTACCTCGGCGACGGCTCGCAGATCGTGCCGCCCGCGGACGCCGACATCGCCGCCGAGATCGACGCGCTGGGCGCGCTCGCCGACGTCCCGCGCGCCGAGTCCGGCTGGGAGGTGCTGGGCGACGACGTGCTCGCCGCCTACCTGGCCCGCGCCGCCGCCGTCCTCGACCCGGCCGGCCCGCGCGAACTCGCCACCGTCTACACCCCGCTGCACGGCGTCGGCCGCGACGTCCTGCTGGCCGCGTTCGCCGCGGCCGGGTTCCCCGCGCCGACCGTGGTCGCCGAACAGGCCGAGCCCGACCCGGACTTCCCCACCGTCGCGTTCCCCAATCCGGAGGAGCCCGGCGCGATGGACCTCGCCTTCGCCGCCGCCCGCGAAGCCCGCCCCGACCTGGTGATCGCCAACGACCCGGACGCCGACCGCTGCGCCGTCGCCGTCCCCACCCCGGACGGCGACTGGCGGATGCTCCGCGGCGACGAGGTCGGCGCCCTGCTCGGCGCGGCCCTGGCCGCCAAGACCTCCGACGGCGTCTTCGCCACCACCATCGTCTCCTCCACCCTGCTCGGCAGGATCGCCGCCGCCGCCGGCCTCGGCTACGCCGAGACGCTCACCGGCTTCAAGTGGATCGCCCGCACCGAGGACATCCGCTACGGCTACGAGGAGGCGCTCGGCTACTGCGTCGACCCGGACGGCGTCCGCGACAAGGACGGCATCACCGCCGCCCTCCAGATCGCCGAACTCGCCGCCGGCCTCAAGCGCGACGGCCGCACCCTCACCGACCTCCTCGACGACCTGGCCCTCACCCATGGCCTGCACGCCGCCGACCAGCTCTCGGTCCGGGTCGACGACCTCTCCGTCATCTCCGACGCGATGGCCGCCCTCCGCGACAAGCCCCCGGTCGAACTCGCCGGCCTCACCGTCACCCGCGCCGACGACCTCACCGCCGGCACCCCCGACCTCCCCCCGACCGACGGCCTCCGCTACCTCCTCACCGGCCCGGCCGTCACCTCCGCCCGCGTCGTCGTCCGCCCCTCCGGCACCGAGCCCAAGCTCAAGTGCTACCTGGAGGCCGTCCTCCCGGTCGCCTCCCGCGCCGACCTCCCGGCCGCCCGCGCCGCCGCCCAGGACCTGCTGGACGCCCTCAAGCGCGACTTCGCCACCGCCGCCGGCCTGACCTGA
- a CDS encoding purine-nucleoside phosphorylase, translating to MNASPQTAVSADPYAAARAAADRLRELTGAERHDVALVMGSGWVPAADALGETLAEFPVTDLPGFPAPAVAGHAGTIRSVRIPGGGERRALVFLGRNHYYEGHGVATVVHGVRTAAAAGCRTVVLTNGCGGLREGWVPGQPVLISDHINLTADSPIVGANFVDLTDLYSKRLRTLCREVDPSLDEAVYVQFRGPHYETPAEVNMARVIGGELVGMSTTLEAIAAREAGAEVLGISLVTNLAAGITGEPLNHAEVLEAGKASAERMGALLAKVLERI from the coding sequence GTGAACGCATCTCCTCAGACGGCCGTCTCCGCCGACCCCTACGCCGCCGCCCGGGCCGCTGCCGACCGGCTGCGCGAACTCACCGGCGCCGAGCGCCACGACGTCGCCCTGGTGATGGGCTCCGGCTGGGTGCCGGCCGCCGACGCCCTGGGCGAGACGCTGGCCGAGTTCCCGGTCACCGACCTGCCCGGCTTCCCCGCCCCCGCGGTGGCCGGCCACGCCGGCACCATCCGCTCGGTGCGGATCCCCGGCGGCGGCGAGCGCCGGGCCCTGGTCTTCCTCGGCCGCAACCACTACTACGAGGGCCACGGCGTGGCCACCGTGGTGCACGGCGTGCGCACCGCCGCCGCGGCCGGCTGCCGCACCGTGGTGCTCACCAACGGCTGCGGCGGCCTGCGCGAGGGCTGGGTCCCCGGGCAGCCCGTGCTGATCAGCGACCACATCAACCTGACCGCGGACTCCCCGATCGTCGGCGCCAACTTCGTCGACCTCACCGACCTGTACTCCAAGCGCCTGCGCACCCTGTGCCGCGAGGTCGACCCGTCCCTCGACGAGGCCGTCTACGTGCAGTTCCGCGGCCCGCACTACGAGACCCCGGCCGAGGTCAACATGGCCCGGGTGATCGGCGGCGAGCTCGTCGGCATGTCCACCACCCTGGAGGCCATCGCCGCCCGCGAGGCCGGCGCCGAGGTGCTCGGCATCTCGCTGGTCACCAACCTGGCCGCCGGCATCACCGGCGAGCCCCTCAACCACGCCGAGGTCCTGGAGGCCGGCAAGGCCTCCGCCGAGCGGATGGGCGCCCTGCTGGCGAAGGTCCTGGAACGGATCTGA
- a CDS encoding gamma-glutamylcyclotransferase, with protein MSLYAAYATNLDARQMSRRAPHSPLRGTGWLPGWRLTFGGEQLGWEGSLATVVEDEKDQVFVSLYDVAPMDEEGLDRWEGVQLGIYRKVKLRAQTLDGEVAVWTYVLNDYEGGLPAARYLGLIADAAESAGAPDDYVLDLRRRPC; from the coding sequence ATGTCGCTCTACGCCGCCTACGCCACCAACCTCGACGCCCGGCAGATGTCCCGGCGCGCCCCGCACTCCCCGCTGCGCGGCACCGGCTGGCTGCCCGGCTGGCGGCTGACCTTCGGCGGCGAACAGCTCGGCTGGGAGGGCTCGCTGGCCACCGTGGTGGAGGACGAGAAGGACCAGGTCTTCGTCTCGCTCTACGACGTGGCCCCGATGGACGAGGAGGGCCTGGACCGCTGGGAGGGCGTGCAGCTCGGCATCTACCGCAAGGTGAAGCTGCGCGCGCAGACCCTGGACGGCGAGGTCGCGGTCTGGACGTACGTGCTCAACGACTACGAGGGCGGGCTGCCCGCCGCCCGCTACCTCGGCCTGATCGCGGACGCGGCGGAGAGCGCCGGCGCCCCCGACGACTACGTGCTGGACCTGCGCCGCCGGCCCTGCTGA